A region of Rhodanobacteraceae bacterium DNA encodes the following proteins:
- a CDS encoding Mobile element protein — protein sequence MNTTTVVLGIDISKAKLDAALAVGSKFRTKVFANTPTGFAQLRAWLRQHGVGHVHACMEATGSYWEALAIYLTDAGHTVSVSNPALVKAHGQSLGLRSKTDAIDAKLLADFCREKQPPVWNPPSLTERRLRALVLRHQMLVDMQTQEKNRYESLREDIHDSLDTHLAWLAAELARIEEAIAKLLNDDDRLRGKRDLLDSIPGLGERTIAVLLAYGVHGERFQCARQFAAFAGLSPRLYESGSSVHRKPRLSKVGHAFLRRALYLPAMTALYKTAWGKRFRARLAARGKPPKLIIGAMMRKLAQVAFGVVKSGVPFNPALHGA from the coding sequence ATGAACACGACTACGGTGGTGCTGGGGATCGATATCTCCAAAGCCAAATTGGATGCTGCCTTGGCCGTGGGCAGCAAGTTTCGCACCAAGGTGTTTGCCAATACCCCGACCGGATTCGCCCAATTACGCGCATGGCTGCGCCAGCATGGTGTCGGGCACGTCCATGCGTGCATGGAGGCCACCGGGAGCTACTGGGAAGCGCTGGCCATCTATCTGACGGATGCGGGACACACGGTGTCGGTAAGCAACCCCGCGCTGGTCAAGGCGCATGGTCAGTCGCTGGGATTGCGCAGCAAGACCGATGCGATCGATGCCAAGCTGCTGGCTGACTTCTGTCGTGAGAAGCAGCCGCCCGTTTGGAATCCGCCCTCGCTGACGGAACGTCGGCTGCGCGCCTTGGTGCTGCGCCACCAGATGCTGGTGGACATGCAGACCCAGGAGAAGAACCGCTATGAAAGCCTGCGCGAGGACATTCACGACAGCCTCGACACGCACCTGGCCTGGCTGGCTGCCGAACTCGCACGTATCGAGGAGGCCATCGCCAAACTGCTCAACGACGACGACCGCCTGCGCGGCAAGCGCGACCTGCTGGACTCCATCCCCGGTCTGGGTGAGCGCACCATTGCCGTGTTGCTGGCCTATGGTGTGCACGGCGAGCGCTTCCAGTGTGCCCGCCAGTTCGCGGCCTTTGCCGGGCTGAGTCCACGGCTGTACGAATCGGGCAGCAGCGTGCACCGCAAGCCGCGCTTGTCCAAGGTGGGGCACGCGTTCCTGCGGCGTGCGCTCTACCTGCCGGCCATGACGGCGCTCTATAAAACGGCCTGGGGCAAACGCTTCCGCGCACGCCTGGCCGCCCGCGGCAAACCGCCGAAACTCATCATCGGCGCCATGATGCGCAAGCTTGCCCAAGTCGCCTTCGGCGTCGTCAAATCCGGCGTACCGTTCAATCCCGCACTTCACGGGGCTTGA
- a CDS encoding Long chain acyl-CoA dehydrogenase [fadN-fadA-fadE operon], whose product MTTHYTAPLADIRFCLYDVLDVEKQFAKLPGCETLNRELIDAVLDEAAKFSQTVLAPLNEIGDREGCAFDQQAGAVKTPQGFKRAYEQYVEGGWAGLTAPEAYGGQGLPETLGAPVKEVIDSANLAWGTYPLLSHGATEALRVHGEDWQKEAFLKPIVSGEWTGTMCLTEPHCGSDLGLLKTRAEPNADGSYAISGTKIFITAGEHDFTSNIVHLVLARLPDAPKGVKGISLFIVPKFKVGKDGKPGERNALRCGAIEHKMGLKGSATCVMNFDGAQGWLIGEANKGLNAMFTMMNTARLAVGLQGLALSERAYQNALSYARERLQMRALSGAKFPDKPADPLIVHGDIRRMLLTQKSLIEGGRALGLYAALLVDIQHRSKDAEEVKRAEALVSFLTPIIKAMLTENANECTSLALQVYGGHGYIAEQGMEQYARDARITTIYEGTTGIQALDLLGRKIVQHRGEGLRLFLEQVGGFCAQHAQDEALKDFIPKLSTLAKEWAEVTQGLGRRAVSNPDEIGAAAVDYLFYSGYIALAYAWARSVAAADASSHPEDFKQAKRLTARFYFDRILPRTRTHLAAMQAGGDSVFAMPDALFG is encoded by the coding sequence ATGACCACCCACTACACCGCCCCGCTCGCCGACATCCGCTTCTGCCTGTACGACGTGCTGGACGTCGAAAAACAATTCGCGAAACTGCCGGGCTGCGAAACGCTGAACCGCGAACTCATCGACGCGGTGCTGGACGAAGCCGCGAAGTTTTCGCAAACGGTACTGGCGCCGTTGAATGAAATCGGCGATCGCGAGGGTTGCGCGTTCGACCAGCAGGCCGGCGCGGTGAAAACGCCGCAAGGTTTCAAGCGCGCCTACGAACAATACGTCGAGGGCGGCTGGGCGGGCCTCACCGCGCCGGAAGCCTACGGCGGACAAGGCCTGCCGGAAACCCTCGGCGCGCCGGTCAAGGAAGTGATCGACTCGGCCAACCTTGCGTGGGGCACGTACCCGCTGCTGTCGCACGGCGCCACCGAAGCGCTGCGCGTGCACGGCGAGGACTGGCAGAAGGAAGCCTTCCTGAAACCCATCGTGTCAGGCGAGTGGACCGGCACGATGTGCCTGACCGAACCGCACTGCGGTTCCGACCTCGGCCTGTTGAAGACGCGTGCCGAACCGAACGCGGACGGCAGCTACGCGATCAGCGGCACCAAGATCTTCATCACCGCAGGCGAACACGATTTCACGTCCAACATCGTGCATCTCGTGCTGGCGCGCCTGCCGGACGCGCCCAAGGGTGTAAAAGGCATCTCGCTGTTCATCGTGCCCAAGTTCAAGGTCGGCAAGGACGGCAAGCCCGGCGAGCGCAACGCGCTGCGCTGTGGCGCAATCGAACACAAGATGGGCCTGAAGGGTTCCGCGACCTGCGTGATGAACTTCGACGGCGCGCAAGGCTGGCTGATCGGCGAGGCCAACAAGGGCTTGAACGCGATGTTCACCATGATGAACACCGCGCGCCTCGCGGTCGGTCTGCAGGGCCTCGCATTGAGCGAACGCGCGTACCAGAACGCGTTGTCCTACGCGCGCGAACGCCTGCAGATGCGCGCGCTGTCGGGCGCGAAGTTCCCCGACAAGCCCGCCGATCCGCTGATCGTGCACGGCGACATCCGCCGCATGCTGCTGACCCAGAAATCGCTGATCGAAGGCGGTCGCGCGCTGGGCCTGTACGCCGCGCTGCTGGTGGATATCCAGCACCGCTCGAAGGATGCGGAGGAAGTGAAGCGCGCGGAAGCGCTGGTGTCGTTCCTCACGCCGATCATCAAGGCCATGCTCACCGAGAACGCCAACGAATGCACCAGCCTTGCGCTGCAGGTCTACGGCGGCCACGGCTACATCGCCGAGCAGGGCATGGAACAGTACGCGCGCGACGCGCGCATCACCACCATCTACGAAGGCACCACCGGCATCCAGGCGCTCGACCTGCTGGGCCGCAAGATCGTGCAGCATCGCGGCGAAGGCCTGCGGCTGTTCCTGGAACAGGTCGGCGGATTCTGCGCGCAACACGCGCAGGACGAAGCACTCAAGGATTTCATCCCGAAGCTGTCCACGCTCGCGAAGGAATGGGCCGAGGTCACGCAGGGACTCGGCAGGCGCGCGGTGTCCAACCCGGACGAGATCGGCGCAGCGGCGGTCGATTACCTGTTCTACTCCGGCTACATCGCCCTCGCGTACGCGTGGGCGCGCAGCGTGGCCGCGGCAGACGCGTCATCGCACCCCGAAGACTTCAAACAGGCCAAACGGCTGACCGCGCGCTTCTACTTCGACCGCATCCTGCCGCGCACACGCACGCACCTCGCCGCGATGCAGGCCGGCGGCGACAGCGTGTTCGCGATGCCGGATGCGTTGTTTGGTTGA
- a CDS encoding Molybdenum ABC transporter ATP-binding protein ModC produces MIELDLALQHGEFSLELAIATPVRALALFGHSGCGKTSTLLAMAGLLHPRRGHMAIDGHVLFDSAAGIDLPPARRNLGVVFQDARLFPHLSVRDNLRYGMPRDAAPATFDDAVSLLGLSALLKRKPGELSGGQARRVAIGRALLRQPHALLLDEPLANLHREARAEVLQHLVGLKREFALTTLMVSHQHDEVAALADAVALIDDGRLAALQDVAAFRGTPAAPYAAAAAPERCTAR; encoded by the coding sequence ATGATCGAACTCGACCTCGCGCTGCAACACGGCGAGTTCTCGCTGGAACTCGCGATCGCGACGCCGGTGCGCGCGCTGGCATTGTTCGGGCATTCCGGTTGCGGCAAGACCTCGACCCTGCTCGCGATGGCGGGACTGCTGCATCCGCGCCGCGGACACATGGCCATCGACGGCCACGTCCTGTTCGACAGCGCTGCCGGCATCGACCTGCCGCCCGCGCGCCGCAACCTCGGCGTGGTGTTCCAGGACGCGCGCCTGTTCCCGCACCTCTCCGTGCGCGACAACCTGCGCTACGGCATGCCGCGCGACGCGGCGCCCGCGACGTTCGACGATGCGGTGTCGCTGCTCGGCCTGTCCGCGCTGCTCAAGCGCAAACCCGGCGAGCTGTCCGGCGGACAGGCCCGGCGTGTCGCGATCGGCCGCGCGCTGCTGCGCCAGCCGCATGCGCTGCTGCTGGACGAACCGCTCGCCAACCTGCACCGCGAGGCGCGCGCGGAAGTGCTGCAGCACCTGGTGGGACTCAAGCGCGAATTCGCGCTGACCACCCTCATGGTCAGCCACCAGCACGACGAAGTCGCCGCGCTGGCGGACGCCGTGGCGCTGATCGACGACGGCCGCCTCGCGGCCCTGCAGGACGTCGCGGCGTTCCGCGGCACGCCCGCCGCGCCGTATGCCGCAGCCGCCGCGCCCGAACGCTGCACGGCGCGCTAA
- a CDS encoding Molybdenum ABC transporter permease protein ModB: protein MSLLTHAETVALALSFKVSLFGVFASLPVALGCAWLLARTRFFGKPVFEGLLLLPLILPPVVTGYILLMVFGHHGPVGRLLDAAGLSIAFRWTGAALAAAVMAFPLLVVALRNAFESVDRKLEHAAATLGAGPWRIFFGITLPLSLRGLAAGLALAFARAFGEFGATITFVSSIPGQTRTLPIALYELISTPGGEGGALRLTLVAVIVALLASLVAALMLLRGGTRQSEAEA from the coding sequence ATGAGCCTGCTCACCCACGCCGAAACCGTCGCGCTGGCCTTGAGCTTCAAGGTCTCGCTGTTCGGCGTGTTCGCATCGTTGCCGGTCGCACTCGGTTGCGCCTGGCTGCTGGCGCGCACGCGCTTCTTCGGCAAGCCGGTGTTCGAAGGGCTGCTGCTGCTGCCGCTGATCCTGCCGCCGGTGGTGACGGGTTACATCCTGCTGATGGTGTTCGGCCACCACGGCCCGGTCGGGCGCCTGCTGGATGCGGCGGGATTGTCCATCGCGTTCCGCTGGACCGGCGCCGCGCTGGCCGCAGCGGTGATGGCGTTCCCGTTGCTGGTGGTGGCGCTGCGCAACGCGTTCGAATCGGTGGACCGCAAGCTGGAACACGCGGCCGCGACGCTGGGCGCAGGGCCGTGGCGCATTTTCTTCGGCATCACCCTGCCGCTGTCGCTGCGCGGTCTCGCCGCCGGCCTCGCGCTCGCCTTCGCGCGCGCGTTCGGCGAGTTCGGCGCCACCATCACCTTCGTGTCGTCGATCCCGGGCCAGACACGCACCCTGCCGATCGCGCTGTACGAATTGATCTCCACGCCGGGCGGCGAAGGCGGCGCGCTGCGGCTCACGCTGGTCGCGGTGATCGTGGCCCTGCTGGCCTCGCTGGTCGCCGCGCTGATGCTGCTGCGTGGCGGCACGCGCCAGTCGGAAGCCGAGGCATGA
- a CDS encoding Molybdenum ABC transporter, substrate-binding protein ModA gives MAAPPTIFAAASLQPALDQMAHDGALGMPAPRLVYAASSALARQIEDGAPADLFISADERWMDDAARHAAIVPSSRTDLVGNALVLIAPVGSRVQVDLDHGAQPLLQALGKDGRLAIALPDSVPAGIYAKQSLTKLGLWNALEPRMAMSRDVRAALNLVALRQCPLGIAYRSDAISEPRVRVVATFPADSHKPIVYPAAIVAGHDNAASRALLAALTSSRAQEVFRHWGFTILPEAKQAVRQ, from the coding sequence ATGGCCGCGCCGCCCACGATCTTCGCCGCCGCCAGCCTGCAGCCCGCGCTGGACCAGATGGCGCACGACGGCGCGCTGGGAATGCCCGCGCCGCGGCTGGTGTACGCGGCATCGTCGGCACTGGCGCGCCAGATCGAGGACGGCGCGCCCGCCGATCTGTTCATCTCCGCCGACGAACGCTGGATGGACGATGCCGCGCGGCACGCCGCGATCGTGCCGTCGTCGCGCACCGATCTGGTGGGCAATGCGCTGGTGCTGATCGCGCCGGTGGGGTCGCGCGTGCAGGTCGATCTCGACCACGGCGCACAACCCCTGCTGCAGGCGCTGGGCAAGGACGGCCGCCTTGCGATCGCCCTGCCCGATTCGGTGCCGGCCGGGATCTACGCGAAGCAATCGCTGACCAAGCTCGGGTTGTGGAATGCGCTGGAGCCGCGCATGGCGATGAGCCGCGACGTGCGCGCGGCGCTGAACCTCGTGGCGCTGCGGCAATGCCCGCTCGGCATCGCGTACCGCTCCGACGCGATCTCCGAACCGCGCGTGCGCGTGGTCGCAACCTTCCCCGCCGATTCGCACAAGCCCATCGTGTATCCGGCCGCGATCGTCGCCGGCCACGACAATGCGGCGTCGCGTGCGTTGCTCGCGGCGCTGACATCATCGCGCGCACAGGAAGTGTTTCGGCACTGGGGTTTCACGATACTGCCCGAAGCAAAGCAGGCAGTCCGCCAATGA
- a CDS encoding Phospholipid-binding protein: MPRALIWLCLAAASTGAAAAGFTLDSPTLTDGGRMPLANVYTECGGGNQSPPLRWHDPPPGTKSYAVTMYDPDAAGGFWHWIAFDIGVGAQGLNAGAGTPHSGNAPGDTEQPRNDFGNAGYSGPCPPPGKPHHYVITVYAIDVPELGLAAHFSRKDALAAIKKHALAKATLTVVWGR, translated from the coding sequence ATGCCACGCGCCCTGATCTGGTTGTGTCTCGCCGCGGCATCCACCGGCGCTGCCGCCGCGGGTTTCACCCTCGACAGTCCGACCCTGACCGACGGCGGCCGCATGCCGCTCGCCAACGTCTATACCGAATGCGGCGGTGGCAACCAGTCGCCGCCGTTGCGCTGGCACGATCCGCCGCCCGGAACGAAAAGCTACGCCGTCACGATGTACGACCCCGATGCGGCCGGCGGCTTCTGGCACTGGATCGCGTTCGACATCGGCGTCGGCGCGCAGGGGCTGAACGCCGGCGCGGGCACGCCGCACAGCGGCAACGCGCCGGGCGACACCGAGCAACCGCGCAACGATTTCGGCAACGCGGGCTATTCCGGCCCCTGCCCGCCGCCCGGCAAGCCGCACCACTACGTGATCACGGTGTATGCGATCGACGTGCCGGAACTCGGCCTCGCCGCGCATTTCAGCCGCAAGGATGCACTGGCCGCGATCAAAAAACACGCGCTCGCGAAAGCCACGCTCACCGTCGTCTGGGGGCGCTGA
- a CDS encoding DUF488 family protein → MTVQIKRANLPAAKSDGARVLIDRLWPRGQSKEKLQLTTWLRDIAPSTELRKWFGHDPSKWGEFRKRYRAELDANPDAVAELRDFVREHATTTLVFMAHEERYCNAVVLQEYLREHAPRARTHAAA, encoded by the coding sequence ATGACCGTGCAAATCAAACGCGCCAATCTGCCCGCCGCAAAGTCGGACGGCGCCCGGGTCCTGATCGACCGGCTGTGGCCGCGCGGGCAGTCGAAGGAAAAGTTGCAGTTGACTACCTGGCTGCGCGACATCGCGCCCAGCACCGAACTGCGCAAATGGTTCGGACACGACCCGTCCAAGTGGGGGGAATTCCGCAAGCGCTATCGCGCCGAGCTGGATGCCAATCCCGATGCGGTGGCCGAATTGCGCGACTTCGTGCGCGAGCACGCGACGACCACGCTGGTGTTCATGGCGCACGAGGAACGGTATTGCAACGCCGTGGTGCTGCAGGAATACCTGCGCGAACACGCCCCGCGCGCACGCACGCATGCCGCCGCGTGA
- a CDS encoding Proteins containing SET domain, whose translation MIRRLIVRRSPIHGNGVYAAVNIPAHTVLIQYKGRLLTHGQADRLYGDGADTGHTFLFTLNDTYIVDANVGGNSARWINHSCAPNCRAYIEEVDGARKDKVLIESKRAIKAGEELTYDYGIVLDVPHTAKMKKLWACRCGAKRCTGTLLKPKR comes from the coding sequence ATGATCCGTCGCCTCATCGTTCGCCGCTCGCCGATCCACGGCAATGGCGTGTATGCCGCCGTGAACATCCCCGCCCACACCGTGCTGATCCAGTACAAGGGCCGCCTGCTGACCCACGGCCAGGCCGACCGCCTGTACGGCGACGGCGCCGACACTGGCCACACCTTCCTGTTCACCCTCAACGACACGTACATCGTCGACGCCAACGTGGGCGGCAACAGCGCGCGCTGGATCAACCATTCGTGCGCGCCCAACTGCCGCGCCTACATCGAGGAAGTCGACGGCGCGCGCAAGGACAAGGTGCTGATCGAATCGAAGCGCGCGATCAAGGCCGGCGAGGAACTCACCTACGACTACGGCATCGTGCTGGACGTGCCGCACACCGCCAAGATGAAGAAGCTGTGGGCGTGCCGCTGCGGCGCGAAACGATGCACGGGCACCCTCCTGAAACCCAAACGCTGA
- a CDS encoding Phosphate starvation-inducible protein PsiF: protein MRIRTSMLALGLTLGAMAAAPAFAAAPQTSAAPKAMTAQQQKMATCSHESKGMKGAAHQKFMSDCLHGKTAAAAPAAKATQQEKMKSCNADAKAKALKGDARKSFMSTCLKG, encoded by the coding sequence ATGCGGATCCGTACCTCGATGTTGGCACTGGGCCTCACCCTCGGCGCAATGGCTGCCGCCCCGGCTTTCGCCGCGGCGCCACAGACTTCCGCCGCGCCCAAGGCCATGACCGCCCAGCAGCAGAAGATGGCCACCTGCAGCCACGAGTCCAAGGGCATGAAGGGCGCAGCCCATCAGAAGTTCATGAGCGACTGTCTGCACGGCAAGACTGCCGCCGCCGCACCGGCCGCCAAGGCCACCCAGCAGGAAAAGATGAAGTCCTGCAACGCCGACGCCAAGGCCAAGGCCCTGAAAGGCGACGCACGCAAGAGCTTCATGAGCACCTGCCTGAAAGGCTGA
- a CDS encoding L-lysine 6-aminotransferase — MKPIDMLRELRNHGGKVRTHGLDDATIERFAAQDADLAGAIADAHAAFAQLKAHQPELLGIDEDAQLHALQSGFVNFYPDDAVCPFVPLAARGAWIVTLKGAVLYDCGGYGMLGFGHNPPAVMKALAKPQVMANVMTPSLAQHAFTDALRKEIGHRAGRHPFAKFMCLNSGSEAVTLAARIADVNAKLQTDPGAKYAGREIKRLVVKGAFHGRTERPALYSDSSRKAYQANLASFRGEHSVVVIEPYDVAALRRAFDEAEKNGWFFEAMFLEPVMGEGDPGRAVTPEFYAAARELTAQHDSLLLVDSIQAGLRAHGVLSIVDYPGFEKLPAPDMETYSKALNGGQFPLSVLAVNERAAGLYKKGIYGNTMTGNPRALDIACAVLADITPELRANIENRGAELVKKLSALKDELGGLITKVQGTGLLLSCELAPQFKCFGADSIEEYMRERGINVIHGGANSLRFTPHFSINEAEVDLLVAHVREALKKGPRQQVEASRAAA; from the coding sequence ATGAAACCCATCGACATGCTGCGCGAATTGCGCAATCACGGCGGCAAGGTCCGCACCCACGGGCTGGACGATGCCACCATCGAGCGCTTCGCCGCGCAGGATGCCGACCTCGCGGGCGCGATCGCGGACGCCCACGCGGCCTTCGCGCAACTGAAAGCGCACCAGCCCGAATTGCTGGGCATCGATGAAGATGCGCAACTGCACGCGCTGCAGTCGGGCTTCGTGAATTTCTATCCCGACGACGCGGTGTGCCCGTTCGTGCCGCTGGCCGCGCGCGGCGCGTGGATCGTCACGCTGAAGGGCGCGGTGCTGTACGACTGCGGCGGCTACGGGATGCTCGGCTTCGGCCACAACCCGCCGGCGGTGATGAAGGCGCTGGCGAAGCCGCAGGTGATGGCCAACGTGATGACGCCGTCGCTGGCGCAGCATGCGTTCACCGATGCGCTGCGCAAGGAGATCGGCCACCGCGCGGGCAGGCATCCGTTCGCGAAGTTCATGTGCCTCAACTCCGGCTCGGAAGCGGTGACCCTTGCGGCGCGCATCGCCGACGTCAACGCCAAGCTCCAGACCGATCCGGGCGCGAAATACGCCGGCCGCGAGATCAAGCGGCTGGTGGTCAAGGGTGCGTTCCACGGCCGCACCGAACGTCCCGCGTTGTATTCGGATTCCTCGCGCAAGGCCTATCAGGCCAACCTCGCCAGCTTCCGCGGCGAGCATTCAGTGGTCGTGATCGAACCCTATGACGTGGCCGCGCTGCGCCGCGCGTTCGACGAAGCCGAGAAGAACGGCTGGTTCTTCGAGGCGATGTTCCTCGAACCCGTGATGGGCGAAGGCGATCCCGGTCGCGCGGTGACGCCGGAGTTCTACGCGGCCGCACGCGAACTCACCGCGCAACATGATTCGCTGCTGCTGGTCGATTCGATCCAGGCCGGCCTGCGCGCGCACGGCGTGCTGTCGATCGTCGATTACCCCGGCTTCGAGAAGCTGCCGGCGCCGGACATGGAAACCTATTCCAAGGCGCTCAACGGCGGGCAGTTCCCGCTGTCGGTGCTGGCGGTGAACGAACGCGCCGCCGGCCTGTACAAGAAGGGCATCTACGGCAACACCATGACCGGCAACCCGCGCGCGCTCGACATCGCCTGCGCGGTGCTGGCCGACATCACGCCGGAACTGCGCGCCAACATCGAGAACCGCGGCGCGGAACTGGTGAAGAAACTCTCCGCGCTGAAGGACGAACTGGGCGGCCTGATCACCAAGGTGCAGGGCACGGGCCTGCTGCTTTCGTGCGAACTCGCGCCGCAGTTCAAATGCTTCGGCGCGGATTCGATCGAGGAATACATGCGCGAGCGCGGCATCAACGTGATCCACGGCGGCGCCAACTCGCTGCGCTTCACCCCGCACTTCTCGATCAACGAAGCCGAGGTGGACCTGCTGGTCGCGCACGTGCGCGAGGCGCTGAAGAAGGGCCCGCGCCAGCAGGTGGAAGCCTCCCGAGCAGCGGCCTAA
- a CDS encoding Efflux ABC transporter, ATP-binding protein, whose product MNAILEHEVSMAAARMPKADADAEPSPARLRGVTRRYGNVVALGGIELEIRRGELLALLGPNGAGKTTAISLMLGLVLPTSGRAELFGKPPRDVAARRRTGAMLQGAQLGGHARVREMIALYSGYYPNPLPLDDTLRLAGLEEAAARPVAKLSGGQQQRLRFALAICGNPELLFLDEPTAGMDVEARQTLWAAVRGLKQQGRSIVLTTHYLEEADALADRIVVIHHGRVIADGSPAEIKRTVAQRRIRCITTLDDGQIVNLPGVTRIERSGGRVDIVASQPEAALRRMFEFDPALHDLEVTGARLEEAFLALTRDPAAKEAA is encoded by the coding sequence ATGAACGCGATACTCGAACACGAGGTTTCGATGGCCGCGGCTCGCATGCCGAAAGCCGATGCCGACGCGGAGCCATCGCCGGCGCGCCTGCGCGGCGTCACCCGCCGCTACGGCAACGTGGTGGCGCTGGGTGGCATCGAGCTCGAAATCCGTCGCGGCGAATTGCTGGCCCTGCTGGGCCCCAACGGCGCGGGCAAGACCACCGCGATTTCGCTGATGCTCGGGTTGGTACTTCCAACCAGCGGCCGCGCGGAACTGTTCGGAAAGCCGCCGCGTGATGTCGCCGCGCGGCGGCGCACCGGCGCGATGCTGCAGGGCGCGCAACTGGGCGGCCACGCGCGTGTCCGCGAAATGATCGCCTTGTATTCGGGCTATTACCCGAATCCGCTGCCGCTGGATGACACCTTGCGGCTGGCCGGACTGGAAGAGGCGGCGGCGCGTCCGGTCGCGAAGCTTTCCGGTGGCCAGCAGCAACGCCTGCGTTTCGCGCTGGCGATCTGCGGCAATCCGGAACTGCTGTTCCTCGACGAGCCCACCGCGGGCATGGATGTGGAAGCGCGCCAGACCCTGTGGGCGGCGGTGCGCGGATTGAAGCAACAGGGACGCAGCATCGTGCTGACGACCCATTATCTGGAAGAAGCCGACGCACTCGCGGACCGCATCGTGGTGATCCACCACGGCCGCGTGATCGCCGATGGTTCGCCCGCCGAGATCAAGCGCACGGTCGCGCAGCGGCGTATCCGTTGCATCACGACCCTGGATGACGGCCAGATCGTCAACCTGCCCGGCGTGACCCGCATCGAACGCTCCGGCGGGCGCGTGGACATCGTCGCCTCGCAGCCCGAAGCGGCGTTGCGCAGGATGTTCGAGTTCGATCCGGCATTGCACGATCTGGAGGTCACCGGCGCGCGGCTGGAAGAAGCCTTCCTCGCGCTGACCCGGGACCCGGCCGCGAAGGAGGCCGCATGA
- a CDS encoding Efflux ABC transporter, permease protein, translating to MNAIIASNWTWHDTLGVYLREAGFQFLTILRTPGFALPTLLFPTVFYLFFGLLFGKSGDNQVATFMLATYGTFGIMAPALFGFGVGVAMERERGILAMKRVAPMPPMAYLFAKAAMAMPFALVIVLILFVLGAVFGGVRLPRGEWWLLAVTLVVGTLPFCALGLLVGVRVNGQASAAIVNLIYLPMSFLAGLWVPLQFLPHWLQAFAVTLPTYHLSQLALGIIHANARSSAATHILYLAVFTAVCLAFAVRGWRRIQDR from the coding sequence ATGAACGCCATCATCGCTTCGAACTGGACCTGGCACGACACGCTGGGCGTGTACCTGCGCGAAGCCGGCTTCCAGTTCCTGACCATCTTGCGCACGCCGGGATTCGCCTTGCCGACCCTGCTGTTCCCGACCGTGTTCTACCTGTTCTTCGGCTTGCTGTTCGGCAAGTCCGGCGACAACCAGGTCGCCACTTTCATGCTGGCGACCTACGGGACGTTCGGCATCATGGCGCCTGCACTGTTCGGATTCGGCGTGGGCGTGGCGATGGAACGCGAGCGCGGCATCCTCGCGATGAAACGGGTCGCACCGATGCCGCCCATGGCCTACCTGTTCGCGAAGGCGGCGATGGCGATGCCGTTCGCGCTGGTGATCGTGCTGATCCTGTTCGTGCTTGGTGCGGTGTTCGGCGGCGTCAGGCTGCCGCGCGGCGAGTGGTGGCTGCTGGCGGTCACGCTGGTCGTCGGCACGCTGCCGTTCTGTGCGCTGGGCCTGCTGGTCGGCGTGCGGGTCAACGGACAGGCCTCGGCCGCGATCGTCAACCTGATCTACCTGCCGATGTCGTTTCTCGCGGGCCTGTGGGTGCCGCTGCAATTCCTGCCGCATTGGTTGCAGGCGTTCGCGGTCACGCTGCCGACGTATCACCTGTCGCAACTCGCGCTGGGCATCATCCATGCGAACGCGCGCAGCAGCGCCGCCACGCATATCTTGTACCTCGCGGTCTTCACCGCCGTGTGCCTGGCGTTCGCCGTGCGAGGCTGGCGGCGGATCCAGGATCGTTGA